The Fibrobacter sp. UWT2 genomic interval AACGCTCCCCTAACCGCATCCAAAATCGGCGGGCAAAATAGATACAAATTTAAAACCAGATGGGCTAACGCAAACGCAAAAACCCATTCCCTTGAAGTTTTCATCCAGAACGCACAAGGCACCAATAACAAAAAACCGTTCACAACACGTCAAGGAGTCTGTTTTTCAACAGAACCAGTCCTCTGCACAGCGAAGTGGTGGTAATACCGCCCATCAACACTCTTCCGGTCGCCCCACGGGCGGCCTTTCTTTTTACTACTTTATAATCACTATGAGTGAAAATTGTCTTTTCTGCAAAATCATCAAGGGTGAAATCCCTTCCAAGAAAATCTACGAAGATGACGACGTGTTCGCCTTCTACGACATTGCCCCGCAGGCTCCGGTGCACTTTTTGGTGGTGCCCAAGCGCCACATTTCCACAATCATGGACATGCAGCCGGCCGACTGCGAACTGGTGGGCAAAATG includes:
- a CDS encoding histidine triad nucleotide-binding protein — its product is MSENCLFCKIIKGEIPSKKIYEDDDVFAFYDIAPQAPVHFLVVPKRHISTIMDMQPADCELVGKMLYRAQIIAKELGIEESGARFVFNCKADAGQTVFHIHLHVLGGQVMGWPPFPKD